A stretch of the Panicum virgatum strain AP13 chromosome 9N, P.virgatum_v5, whole genome shotgun sequence genome encodes the following:
- the LOC120690514 gene encoding expansin-B3-like, with protein sequence MASAMIATKVASLAAALIFSLLVSYGSCARPPPVNLNASAFTADPNWEAARATWYGAPTGAGPYDDGGACGFKNVNLPPFSSMTSCGNQPLFKDGKGCGSCYQIRCTKHAACSGNAETVIITDMNYYPVAKYHFDLSGTAFGAMAKPGRNEELRHAGIIDIQFKRVPCNYPGQKVTFHVEEGSNPMYLAVLVEFEDGDGDVVQVDLMEANSRSWAPMRESWGSIWRMDSNHRLQAPFSLRVTNESGRKLVASRVIPANWAPNNYYRSIIQY encoded by the exons ATGGCATCCGCCATGATCGCCACGAAGGTGGCCTCACTTGCTGCCGCACTGATCTTCTCCCTCCTTGTCTCGTACGGCTCGTGCGctaggccgccgccggtgaaccTTAACGCCTCCGCCTTCACCGCCGACCCCAACTGGGAGGCCGCCAGGGCCACCTGGTACGGCGCGCCCACCGGCGCCGGACCATACGACGACG GTGGCGCCTGTGGATTCAAGAACGTGAACCTGCCGCCGTTCTCGTCCATGACGTCCTGCGGCAACCAGCCCCTGTTCAAGGACGGCAAGGGCTGCGGCTCCTGCTACCAG ATACGATGCACCAAACACGCTGCCTGTTCCGGCAACGCGGAGACGGTGATCATCACCGACATGAACTACTACCCGGTGGCCAAGTACCACTTCGACCTCAGCGGCACGGCCTTCGGTGCCATGGCCAAGCCCGGCCGCAACGAAGAGCTCCGCCACGCCGGCATCATCGACATCCAGTTCAAGAG GGTGCCCTGCAACTACCCCGGGCAGAAGGTGACCTTCCACGTCGAGGAGGGCTCCAACCCCATGTACCTGGCGGTGCTCGTCGAGTtcgaggacggcgacggcgacgtggtGCAGGTGGATCTGATGGAGGCCAACTCGAGGTCTTGGGCGCCGATGCGCGAGTCCTGGGGATCCATCTGGAGGATGGACTCCAACCACCGGCTGCAGGCGCCCTTCTCGCTGCGCGTCACCAACGAGTCCGGCAGGAAGCTGGTGGCCAGCCGGGTCATCCCGGCTAACTGGGCGCCCAATAACTACTACCGCTCCATCATCCAGTATTAG
- the LOC120689112 gene encoding uncharacterized protein LOC120689112, whose product MVRKRSNVCINIDSSQDCDSVESEDIFGSEDIFDSEDNHSCASHGIDHSHDGDHERIKRAAYKEVLKDFADIKILKRKLALSLSREETKSISVKPSKDAFTRFSVSTFSSVVESLTPENRKVIEDFGFGSLLQFDRCFVPSKFVKWVARHVNYRSANIVFNGKVISLTKESVHLVLGLPLSNKCFPSDPSLGKSIVLSKFAKQSIPPVTFFSKKLIDHEVLSDEEVFICFIMVAMNSFLCSNLSLTPSPKYFGIFEDIGNAKDLDWCGFVLDWLLDGVKSFNKAKHSDGGVLPGCLYYLAVLYLDYVDFGARQVPLSVPRISVWKGSMIRDYADFDSKSPGCYGYHPLLDISRTCFSKLVLDLMKLVADTIATGDENIKEDSSQHVNAATQLQNSPNVKYPVLVCSITS is encoded by the exons aTGGTTCGGAAGAGGTCCAATGTTTGTATCAATATTGACAGTTCTCAAGATTGCGATTCCGTTGAGTCTGAAGATATATTTGGCTCTGAAGATATCTTTGACTCAGAAGATAACCATAGCTGTGCTTCTCATGGAATTGAT CATTCTCATGATGGCGATCATGAAAGAATCAAACGAGCTGCTTATAAGGAAGTTCTTAAGGAT tttgcggatatcaaaattttgaaaaggaAGCTGGCATTGTCTCTTAGCCGTGAG GAGACTAAATCTATTTCTGTCAAGCCTAGCAAAGATGCTTTCACAAGATTTTCTGTTTCCACTTTCTCATCTGTTGTTGAATCTCTAACACCTGAGAATAGGAAGGTTATTGAAGATTTTGGCTTTGGCAGTCTACTTCAGTTTGATAGGTGTTTTGTACCAAGCAAATTTGTGAAGTGGGTAGCTAGACATGTCAATTACAGATCTGCTAATATTGTTTTCAATGGCAAAGTTATCTCTCTTACCAAAGAATCAGTGCATTTAGTTCTTGGATTGCCACTGTCTAACAAGTGTTTTCCTTCGGATCCATCTCTTGGGAAATCAATTGTCTTGTCTAAGTTTGCGAAACAGTCGATCCCACCTGTTACATTCTTTTCTAAAAAGCTCATTGATCATGAAGTGTTGTCAGATGAAGAggttttcatatgtttcattATGGTGGCAATGAATAGTTTTCTCTGTTCAAACTTATCATTGACCCCTAGCCCAAAGTACTTTGGAATTTTTGAAGACATTGGTAATGCTAAGGATCtggattggtgtggttttgTGCTGGACTGGTTGCTTGATGGTGTCAAAAGCTTCAACAAGGCTAAACATTCTGATGGAGGAGTTCTTCCCGGCTGCCTTTATTATTTGGCT GTTTTGTACTTGGATTATGTTGATTTTGGTGCTCGTCAGGTCCCCCTGTCTGTTCCTCGTATTAGTGTTTGGAAAGGCTCAATGATTAGGGATTATGCAGATTTTGATTCGAAATCTCCTGGCTGTTATGGGTATCACCCACTTCTTGACATTTCTCGTACATGTTTTTCTAAG TTGGTTTTAGATCTTATGAAGCTTGTTGCTGATACTATTGCTACTGGTGATGAAAATATTAAAGAGGACAGTTCACAACATGTTAATGCTGCCACCCAACTTCAGAACTCTCCTAATGTTAAATATCCAG TTTTAGTTTGTTCTATAACttcttaa